CTGAGCCCCTGGCGCATCAGCGCGACGATGTAAAAACTGCCGCAGGTGCGGATTACTTCCTCACCACGGCCGGTGGCGCCCGCCGCGCCGACTTCGTTGTCAACATACAGGCCCGCGCCGATGATCGGCGAATCGCCCACCCGGCCGGAGATTTTGTACGCCAGCCCGCTGGTGGTGGTGATGCCGGCAATGTTGCCCTTCTCATCGACGCCGAGCACATTGATCGTGCCATGGACGCGCCCGCTGCGATCCCTGTAGATGCCGTCGGCAGGGGGGAGCCAGTCGTCCTGGTCGCTGTGATTCTCCTTCCATTTCAGCCAGATCAGCCGCGCTTTTTCCGTCAGCAAGTTTTCCACCTGAAAACCGTGCATGATCGCAAAACGCTGCGCACCGGCTCCGACCAGCATCATGTGATCGGTGCGCTCCATCACCAGACGCGCCACGCTGCTCGGCGTTTTGATGCCCTCCAGTGCGGCCACGCAGCCGGCCTTGTAGCTCGGGCCATACATGCAGGAGGCATCGAGTTGCACCACGCCGTCTTCATTGGGAAGGCCGCCATAGCCCACGCTGGCATCCTCGGGATCGAGTTCGGTGACATTCGCGGCTTTCTCGACAGCATCAAGCACGTTGCCACCCTGGCTGAGGATTTCCCAGCCCGGGCCGTTGGTTTTGCGGCCCCATTCTTCACCGCGACTGCAAATCAGCACCGGCAGCTTGCCGCCGGGCTGCGCGCGTCTTCGGGTTTTGCTCGTGACGATCGCGGGGAAACCCGCCACGGTTGCGCATGCCGCGCCCAAACCGGTGGCGGCTTTCAGGAATCCCCGTCGCGACAGCTTGGTGCTCATTTTCTCCTCCTCGTTACTGGTTGCTTTTCGTTGTCACTCCGCCATCTTTTCGAATTGACCTGTTTGCGCCATCAGGGCTTCAATTTCAGCCACGCTGCGCGGTGCGCCGGCGGAGAGATTCTCATAGCCGGTTTCCGTCACCAGAATGTCATCCTCGATGCGCACGCCCAGGTTGGCGTAGCGCTCTGGCAGGCCGTGTTTCTTCGCGGTGGCGGCAGAAATGTAGATGCCAGGCTCGATGGTGAAAACCGTCCCGGCCTGCAGCGGGCCGTAGGTGCCAGCGTCGTGTACGTCCAGGCCGAGGTAGTGGCTCAGGCCATGCGGAAAGAAATCGCGGTAGGTCCCGGCGCGCACGTTCTCTTCGACTGTGCCTTTGAGGATGTCGAGTTTGATCAAGCCCTCCACGATCACGCGCACGGCAGCGGCGCGCAGATCCTGGAAGCCCACTCCGGGCTTGACCAGTGCCACGGCCGCCTCCTGCGCGGCCAGCACGATATTGTAGATGGCGGCCTGCTCCCGGGAGAATTTCCCACTGATCGGAATCGTGCGCGTCACGTCCGCGGTGTACATGCCGTATTCCGCGCCGATATCGATCACCACCAGGTCGCCCGGCTGCGTTTGGCGGTCGCCGGCACGATAATGCAAAATGCAGGAATTGGGGCCCGAACCGACGATGGAGGGGAAGCCCAGACGCGGGCTGCCGTTTTTGGTGAAGACATACTCGAGCATGGCCTGCAGTTCATACTCGCGCATGCCGGTCTGCGCCGAGGCCATGACCGTGCGCTGCGCCTCGCAGGTGATGGCAATGGCGCGGCGCAGCAGTGCGATCTCCGCCGGTGACTTGACCTCGCGCAGGCGGTTCAGAATTTTGCCGGGATGCTCGAGCTTCACGCCCAACAACGCCTCCAGTGCGCTGCGCGTGGAATCGGATGCCGGCGAGGCAGGGTGATATGATTCCGGGCGGCCGGTCTCCAAATACAAGGTATCGGCAGCCGCCAGGGCGGCACGGTAAATTCGGTCAAACGCTTCCGTGGGCAGAACGACGGCGAATCCCAGCTCACTTTGCGCGCCCGCCACGCCCAGGCGTGGGCCCTCCCACATTTCCGCATGAGGATTGCGTGGCCGCACAAACAGGATTTCCCTCGCCGGCTGGGTGTGCCCTGGGACCGTGAGGCCGGCCGGCACCAGCAGCAGTTTCGCCTCCGGCTCCGGGCAGCCGGTGAGGTAGTAGAAATTGCTGTCCTGACGGTAGGCATGCTCGACATCGCCGTTGCGCATGGTCACCTCAGCCGCCTTGAACAGGGCAACGCTCCTGCTGCTGAGATGGCGCAGGAAGGCGGCGCGGTGCGCCTGCCAGTCCCGTGGCGTTTGCGCCCGCAGCGAAGATGAAAAGAGAAGAATTGCAAGAAGTACTGCAGTGGGCCGACGTTTCATGGATGCAATCCTCTGAGATTAAATTTGCGTCCGATTCTCCTGCTTGCCTCCGGAAATGCCGCTGCGCAAGCATTTCCCGGGCGGGCTCGCCGGTGGTCTGCGCGACCGTGTTCATGCTGACGGTGTCTGCTCACGGCACCGCCGGTCCGCTGGTGGCGCCTTTCACATATTTTTCAAACCACTCGAGGTTGCGCTTGATGGAAAAGAGCTGATGGTTGACCTCGCGAAAGCCGTGCGCTTCGCGCGGATAGATGTCGAACTCCACCGTCTTGCCCAGCATCTTGAGCGCGGTGTAAATTTCCCGGCCCTGCGAGATCGGCACGCGATCATCCCGGTCACCATGCGAGATGAGCAAAGCCGTTTTCGACTTTTGCACGTGCGCCATGGGCGAGGCCAGCCACGCCTTTTCCATGTTCTCCCACACCGACAGATTCCAATGCACCATCGAATTTTCATGGGGAATGTCGGAGGTGCCCGTGAAGGAAATCCAGTTGGCAATGCCCGCGCCCATGGAGGCGGCCCTGAAATGCTCGCTGTAGCGCGTCGCGGCCAGCGCGGAGAAATAGCCACCGTAGGAAAAACCGCCGATGCCGACGCGGCTCAAATCAATCAACCCCTGGCGCTCGAGATGCGCCAGACCATCAAGCACGTCTTCGAATTCGCGGCCGCCGAGGTCCTTGTGGTCCGCTTTGGCATAAGCCACGCCACGCCCGGTGCTGCCGCGATAGTTCGGGCTGAACACCACGAATCCGTTGGCCGCCAGCAGCTCGCCCCATTGCACATAGTTGGTGCTCCAGCCGTCCAAGTAGGCGCTTTCCGGACCGCCGTGAATCTGCACGATGCAGGGATAGCGCTTGCCCTTCTCGTAGTTCAACGGCAGCATCAGCAGGCCGGTGATTTCCAAACCGTCGCGCGCGCTCCAGGAAATTTCTTCGCTACCGGCGAGTTGCACACCGGCCAATTCGGGATTGCTGTTGCTCAAGCGCGTGAGCTTGCCGGTGGCCAGGCTGCCGCTGAAAGCCTCATTGGGGTGAAGATCGGTATTGGCCACCAGTGCGAACGTTTTGCCGTCCTTCGCCAGCGAGGCCGAACTGAAGGTGAAGCCGCTGCTGATCACTGCCGTCATTTTGCCGCCCTGCGCCGGCATGGTTTTCAACACCGTGTGGCTGCGCTCGACCGCGGTGAAAGCCAGCGTCGTGGCGTTGATCCATTCGACCCAGGTTACCGTGCCCTCATAGTTTTCGGTGAGGTTCGTCGCGGCGCCACCGGTGGCGGCGACGACAAAGATGCTGCCGTTGGTGGGATCGCTTTCATCAACGCCTGCCAGAAAGGCAAGGTGCCGGCCGTCCGGCGACCAGGACATGTGGCCGAGTTTGCCCCTGGTTTCGGTGAGCAGTTTGAGCTCGCCCCCGCTGCGGCTGACGGTGTAGAGCTTCTTGAACATGTAGGAGTCATCGGTTTTGGGGGTGGCACTCGCTTGCACGACCAGCCGGCCGGCATCCGGCGACCAGGCAAAACTCCACACCGCGATTTCGCCGGTCAGCGCTTTGGCCTCGCCGCCCGCCACCGCCTGCACATACAGGCGGGGAAATTTGAACTGCTGGTCGACGGTGCGAACGTCCCTGCCAATCTTCGCATTTTGCTTGTCGCCGGCAGTCTCGGGATCGGTCATGAGGTAGGCGAGCCACTGGCCGTCAGGCGAGAGAAGAAAGGAGGTGATGTCATTGGCCGCGCTGGCCACCAGGCGGGCTTCGCCGCCATCGAGCGCGATGCGATAAATCGCGTTGCGCTCACTCTGTTCCTCGCGTTGCGCGGTGAAGTAGATCCACCCGCCATCCGGCGACCACTGCGGCGAGCTGACGCCCTGCGGCTTATAGGTGTACTGTCGTGCCGCACCACCGGCGGCGGGAACGACAAACAACTCGCTGTAGCGGCCGCCTTTTTCCTCCTCCAGGCCGCGTGCGGAGGTGAGCACATAGGCGACATTTTTGCCGGACGGATCGATCTCCGCGGCGCTCACGATCTTGAGATTCACCACCATCTCCGGTGTCAGGCGGTTTTGCGCCAGCAGGCTCACAGCAGCCAGCAAGAGCAAGATTGCCATGGCACTCATTCTGTTGCGTACCAACATGGCCCTTCTCCTTGCATTGAACATGAGTTTTTCCTGAAAATGCCAACAGGAATTCCGGGATTGTTCAACGGCAGCGCTTCCCGCATCGCTTGCGCAACAGCGGCTGCCGCAGTTTCACGCATGTGGAGTGGCAGGAGGGCTCCTCGTCACTCCCGGCGGTAAATCCTGCCGTCTTTCATCACCAAAATCACTTCCCGCAGCTTGCGAACATCGCCCAGGGGATCCCCTCGGACAGCAATGAGGTCGGCGAGTTTGCCGGGCGACAATTCCCCGATTTGCTCCGCCATGCCGAGCAGCCTGGCGGCATTGATGGTCGCGGCTTGCAGCGCCGCTGCCGGGGACATGCCATACTGCACCATGAGTTCGATTTCCCTGGCATTCCCGCCGTGCGCAAACACGCCCACATCGCTGCCGCAGACGATGGTCACACCGAGTTGCAACGCCCGCTGGAACATCGCCTTTTGCCCGGCGACGCGGCGCTGCCGCTCCTCCCGTTCAGGCGGCGCGGCATAGCCGGCAATCGCCTCCACCGCCGCCAAAGTCGGACAAAGGGCGACCTGGTGTTCGCGCATCAGCTTCAAGCTCTCTTCGTCGGCCTGGCTGCCGTGTTCGATGCTTTTCACGCCGGCGAGCACGGCGCGGCGGATGCCTTCCGGGGTGTTGGCGTGCGCGGCCACGGCATGTCCCGTTGCCGCGGCCTCTTCGACTGCCGCCCGCAATTCTTCGCGCGTGAAGGTGGGCGCGTTCACGCCGCCGTGGGGATAATCGGCGTAGACCTTGATCCAGTCCGCGCCGTGCCCGATTTGGCGGCGCACCACGCGCCGCACGCCGTCAACGCCATCGGCGATTTCCGCGCCCTGCGGCACTTCCCAGCGCGGATCGAATCCCGCCGGACCATAACCGCCGGTGATGACGATCGCCGCGGTGGCCACCAGCAGGCGCGGGCCGGGAATGAGGCCCTGGTTGATGGCATCCCGGATGCCGAGATCGGCGTATGCCGCACCTTCGGTGCCGAGATCGCGCAGGGTGGTGAATCCCGCCAGCAGCGTTTTTTCCGCGTGCACCACGGCGCGCACGGTGCGCAGGCTGAGGGATTCTTTGAGCACTTGATCATTCCACGAGGTCTCGTTGTAGGGGTGAAGGAAAAGATGGCTGTGGGCGTCGATCAAGCCGGGCAGGAGCGTGGCCTCCCCGAGATCGAGGCGCTTGCAGTTGGCCGGCAGCGCCGCCGTTTGCTCCTGCACCGCGAGAATGCGATTACCCTGCACCAGCACCACGCGCTGCGGCAGCAGTTTGCCGTTGTGCGCATCGAACAGGCGCGCGGCACTGAGCGCCAGCACCGGCGCTGCCTCTTGTGCCGTGATGACTGCGGCGTTCAGACACAAAAGCAAAACGATGATTGAAAAACGCATGACGGCCCCTTTGGGAATAATCAACCCGCTTCAGAAACGCGTGATCAGCGTCAGCTCCACGCCCTCCAGCTCGGGCTTGATGACACACACGCCACCGACGCAGATTTTGCCCTTGCGCCGCGAGCCGGCAACCAGCGACAGATCGCAGTTCTTCCAGAAATTCACATCGAGTTGCAGCGCCAGCCAGAGCCTGCGACGCAAATCCTGCTCGGTGGTGCGCTCACCGAGCAGGGCGATCGCCCAGTCGGGCGCATGACTCAGGCCGAGCGTCACCGCCTGGCTGTAA
The window above is part of the candidate division KSB1 bacterium genome. Proteins encoded here:
- a CDS encoding N(4)-(beta-N-acetylglucosaminyl)-L-asparaginase gives rise to the protein MSTKLSRRGFLKAATGLGAACATVAGFPAIVTSKTRRRAQPGGKLPVLICSRGEEWGRKTNGPGWEILSQGGNVLDAVEKAANVTELDPEDASVGYGGLPNEDGVVQLDASCMYGPSYKAGCVAALEGIKTPSSVARLVMERTDHMMLVGAGAQRFAIMHGFQVENLLTEKARLIWLKWKENHSDQDDWLPPADGIYRDRSGRVHGTINVLGVDEKGNIAGITTTSGLAYKISGRVGDSPIIGAGLYVDNEVGAAGATGRGEEVIRTCGSFYIVALMRQGLSPTAACVEACKRIIGINKKLGIKIDFYDKFIAVNKKGEVGCAAIAYPPDRPHEVAFTNPDGFTAMAGELVKP
- a CDS encoding aminopeptidase P N-terminal domain-containing protein, with amino-acid sequence MKRRPTAVLLAILLFSSSLRAQTPRDWQAHRAAFLRHLSSRSVALFKAAEVTMRNGDVEHAYRQDSNFYYLTGCPEPEAKLLLVPAGLTVPGHTQPAREILFVRPRNPHAEMWEGPRLGVAGAQSELGFAVVLPTEAFDRIYRAALAAADTLYLETGRPESYHPASPASDSTRSALEALLGVKLEHPGKILNRLREVKSPAEIALLRRAIAITCEAQRTVMASAQTGMREYELQAMLEYVFTKNGSPRLGFPSIVGSGPNSCILHYRAGDRQTQPGDLVVIDIGAEYGMYTADVTRTIPISGKFSREQAAIYNIVLAAQEAAVALVKPGVGFQDLRAAAVRVIVEGLIKLDILKGTVEENVRAGTYRDFFPHGLSHYLGLDVHDAGTYGPLQAGTVFTIEPGIYISAATAKKHGLPERYANLGVRIEDDILVTETGYENLSAGAPRSVAEIEALMAQTGQFEKMAE
- a CDS encoding S9 family peptidase, yielding MLVRNRMSAMAILLLLAAVSLLAQNRLTPEMVVNLKIVSAAEIDPSGKNVAYVLTSARGLEEEKGGRYSELFVVPAAGGAARQYTYKPQGVSSPQWSPDGGWIYFTAQREEQSERNAIYRIALDGGEARLVASAANDITSFLLSPDGQWLAYLMTDPETAGDKQNAKIGRDVRTVDQQFKFPRLYVQAVAGGEAKALTGEIAVWSFAWSPDAGRLVVQASATPKTDDSYMFKKLYTVSRSGGELKLLTETRGKLGHMSWSPDGRHLAFLAGVDESDPTNGSIFVVAATGGAATNLTENYEGTVTWVEWINATTLAFTAVERSHTVLKTMPAQGGKMTAVISSGFTFSSASLAKDGKTFALVANTDLHPNEAFSGSLATGKLTRLSNSNPELAGVQLAGSEEISWSARDGLEITGLLMLPLNYEKGKRYPCIVQIHGGPESAYLDGWSTNYVQWGELLAANGFVVFSPNYRGSTGRGVAYAKADHKDLGGREFEDVLDGLAHLERQGLIDLSRVGIGGFSYGGYFSALAATRYSEHFRAASMGAGIANWISFTGTSDIPHENSMVHWNLSVWENMEKAWLASPMAHVQKSKTALLISHGDRDDRVPISQGREIYTALKMLGKTVEFDIYPREAHGFREVNHQLFSIKRNLEWFEKYVKGATSGPAVP
- a CDS encoding amidohydrolase family protein translates to MRFSIIVLLLCLNAAVITAQEAAPVLALSAARLFDAHNGKLLPQRVVLVQGNRILAVQEQTAALPANCKRLDLGEATLLPGLIDAHSHLFLHPYNETSWNDQVLKESLSLRTVRAVVHAEKTLLAGFTTLRDLGTEGAAYADLGIRDAINQGLIPGPRLLVATAAIVITGGYGPAGFDPRWEVPQGAEIADGVDGVRRVVRRQIGHGADWIKVYADYPHGGVNAPTFTREELRAAVEEAAATGHAVAAHANTPEGIRRAVLAGVKSIEHGSQADEESLKLMREHQVALCPTLAAVEAIAGYAAPPEREERQRRVAGQKAMFQRALQLGVTIVCGSDVGVFAHGGNAREIELMVQYGMSPAAALQAATINAARLLGMAEQIGELSPGKLADLIAVRGDPLGDVRKLREVILVMKDGRIYRRE